One window of Entelurus aequoreus isolate RoL-2023_Sb linkage group LG06, RoL_Eaeq_v1.1, whole genome shotgun sequence genomic DNA carries:
- the dexi gene encoding dexamethasone-induced protein homolog isoform X2, translating into MTCTIYAQLDSVESPLDEHPYMFYLGLFFVNVLVLYYAFLMEYIVLNVGIVFLPEDMDQALVDLGVLSDPASLPYDTDADLDVLEGYLE; encoded by the coding sequence ATGACCTGCACGATTTATGCACAACTAGATTCTGTGGAATCGCCTCTGGACGAGCACCCATATATGTTTTATCTGGGCCTATTCTTTGTGAACGTGCTGGTCCTCTACTATGCCTTCCTCATGGAGTACATCGTCCTGAATGTGGGGATAGTTTTCCTGCCAGAGGACATGGACCAGGCCCTGGTGGACCTCGGGGTCCTGTCCGACCCGGCGTCCCTGCCCTACGATACGGACGCGGACCTGGACGTGCTGGAGGGCTACCTGGAGTGA
- the dexi gene encoding dexamethasone-induced protein homolog isoform X1: MAERRLDNQSERAFLGGEPIMSREVRTSIAAVRNVLMQLVNMLGKIRATTKKRGRVFCFWETVCFHATRVHVDPLLVFYSVESPLDEHPYMFYLGLFFVNVLVLYYAFLMEYIVLNVGIVFLPEDMDQALVDLGVLSDPASLPYDTDADLDVLEGYLE; the protein is encoded by the exons ATGGCGGAGCGACGTCTTGACAACCAATCGGAGCGGGCCTTCTTGGGCGGCGAGCCAATAATGAGCCGAGAGGTCCGGACGTCAATCGCTGCGGTCCGCAATGTTTTGATGCAGCTGGTGAACATGTTAGGGAAAATACGTGCTACAACGAAAAAACGAGGACGTGTATTTTGTTTTTGGGAGACAGTTTGTTTTCACGCTACGAGAGTACACGTAGATCCACTCCTCGTATTTT ATTCTGTGGAATCGCCTCTGGACGAGCACCCATATATGTTTTATCTGGGCCTATTCTTTGTGAACGTGCTGGTCCTCTACTATGCCTTCCTCATGGAGTACATCGTCCTGAATGTGGGGATAGTTTTCCTGCCAGAGGACATGGACCAGGCCCTGGTGGACCTCGGGGTCCTGTCCGACCCGGCGTCCCTGCCCTACGATACGGACGCGGACCTGGACGTGCTGGAGGGCTACCTGGAGTGA